In Montipora capricornis isolate CH-2021 chromosome 4, ASM3666992v2, whole genome shotgun sequence, a single genomic region encodes these proteins:
- the LOC138044957 gene encoding NLR family CARD domain-containing protein 3-like: MLWQDISNALLALGSGTTYPNTISRMKTECMDPDFEEHYRELLKQWKKDDDNTKEELGELKDMLKKWKSDEGSTKEKLENMEEMVKSEVREVKEMLTQWKRKEGDTKDNMGGIEGTSNENFEQANAQKTKEGQREGESQLQEFIQRLKDIVILSTGHVTDLQQPFRPNPGEGPPAKDFTVDEIFVNVVIREGRVSYNFPADRWEQLKVYPMASAEQTNPLRPQDIFDSRHRNVLAVGRPGIGKTLLCTRLLRFWASDDTKIQSQCEVAFLLKFRHLNSETDLNLRELLTRAETLECLEDELWQYIKDNPSKVLLIFDGLDEFSSTVDIARDDSRFNNTAEVTMPMGCLYKKIASGKLLQGCTVLTTVRPTTVEDVRKLRFDRTVEITGFTFEQVEESVEEVTEDDARGKPKGIIWHHLSPNINLFLWCYSPVNCFIICHCLLQLIHISSDAEHKLPVKITEIYSISVKIFFYKHSRGKYSCSNTDLGCYMYKRFDELQPENDEVFKKLGKIAFNGIESGKLAFESHEVSGLEDCGLLHRLPDMKPRKLTQPSRAQYCFTHLTVQEFFAAKYLTDTLPKDKLQRFVADHVRVGIWKVVMQFVAGLLEHDARQQTTKSEIFTHLLPERVESTERSDLIWWPRSEEDKVLALDVCKCLYEFDGEQEKGAEIGFNAVDFSQMRVVPIDCPAVMDFVRDANVISLRIDVNDVGPLGCRDIQYSLKDVNCKLTQLNLGVNNIGDQGAAHLSNALKDVNCKLTQLNLWRNKIGDQGAAHLSDALKDINCKLTQLNLRGNNIGDQGAAHLSDALKDVNCKLTQLNLPYNEIGDQGAAHLSDALKDVNCKLTQLNLPYNEIGYQGAAYLSDALKDVNCKLTHLNQGGNKIRDQGAAHLSDALKDVNCKLTQLNLDSNIIGVQGAAHLSDALKDVHCKLTQLSLSDNNIGDQGAAYLSDALKDVNCKLTELGLRRSDIGDQGAAHLSDALKDVNCKLTQLNLKNNHIRYQGAAHLSDALKDVNCKLTQLDLASNEIGDQGAAHLSDALKDVNCKLTQLDIWYNEIGDQGAAHLSDALKDVNCKLTQLNLKNNHIRYQGAAHLSDALKDVNCKLTQLTLSHNQLGDQGAAPLSDALKDVNCKVTQLDLSVNEIGDQGAAHLSDALKNVNCKLTQLHLGVNEIGKQGAAYLSDILKDVNCKLTQLNLQLQQRKSRSRDNEMRDQRAAHLSDALEDVNCKLTQLNLGINEIGDQGAAHLSDALKDVNCKLAQLILFGNNIGSEGEAHLSDALKDVNCKLTQLNLWRNDIGSKGAAHLSDALKDVNCKLTQLNLGLNLWGNNFGDQGAAHLIDALKDVYCKLTQLHLGYNKGSQGAAHLSDALKDINCKLTHLDLGDNEIRDQGAAHLSDALKDINCKLTHLDLGDNEIRDQGAAHLSDALKDINCNLTQLDLEGNEIGDQGAAHHSDALKDVNCKLTQLNLVRNHIGDQGAAHLSDALKDLHLWGNRDQGAAHLSDALKDVNCKLTQLNLGDNQIGDQGAAHLRDALKDFQSNTENANMFYCKLTQLNLRRNNIGEQGAAHLSDALKDVNCKLTQLNLWGNNLTDQGAAHLSDAFKDVNCRLTQLDLGYNEIRDQGAAHLSDALKDVNCKLTQLNLWGTT, encoded by the exons AAATGCTCACCCAGTGGAAGAGGAAAGAGGGAGACACAAAAGACAACATGGGAGGGATCGAAG GTACAAGCAACGAGAACTTTGAGCAGGCAAATGCACAGAAAACAAAGGAAGGCCAACGTGAAG GTGAATCGCAACTGCAAGAATTCATACAGAGGTTAAAAGATATTGTCATATTAAGTACCGGGCACGTTACAGATCTTCAACAACCTTTCCGACCAAATCCAGGTGAAGGGCCACCAGCTAAAGACTTCACCGTGGACGAAATCTTTGTCAATGTTGTTATTCGTGAAGGCAGAGTGAGCTATAACTTTCCTGCTGACAGATGGGAACAACTTAAAGTGTACCCCATGGCCAGTGCAGAGCAGACTAATCCTTTACGACCTCAAGATATCTTTGATTCTCGTCACAGGAACGTTCTCGCTGTTGGTCGTCCTGGAATTGGGAAAACTTTGTTATGTACTAGGCTTCTTCGATTTTGGGCTTCTGATGATACCAAGATACAATCCCAATGTGAAGTAGCCTTTCTTCTGAAATTCAGACACTTGAACTCGGAAACAGATCTTAATCTCCGTGAACTGTTGACTCGCGCAGAAACACTAGAATGTTTAGAAGATGAATTGTGGCAATACATTAAAGACAACCCAAGCAAAGTGCTTTTGATTTTCGATGGGCTTGACGAATTTTCTTCAACGGTGGACATTGCCAGAGATGACTCTCGCTTCAACAACACTGCAGAGGTGACAATGCCTATGGGTTGTCTGTACAAGAAAATTGCTTCTGGGAAACTTCTTCAGGGTTGTACAGTGTTAACAACAGTAAGGCCAACTACTGTTGAAGATGTCAGAAAACTACGGTTTGATAGAACCGTTGAAATCACCGGATTTACATTTGAGCAAGTTGAAGAGTCTGTAGAGGAGGTTACAGAAGATGATGCCAGGGGTAAGCCAAAAGGAATAATCTGGCACCACCTCAGCCCCAACATCAACCTCTTTTTATGGTGCTATAGCCCTGTGAATTGTTTCATCATATGTCACTGCTTACTACAACTGATTCACATCAGCTCTGACGCTGAGCACAAACTACCCGTAAAGATTACTGAAATCTACAGCATTAGTGTAAAGATTTTCTTTTACAAGCACAGCCGTGGTAAATACAGTTGCTCTAATACTGACCTTGGATGCTACATGTACAAGAGATTTGATGAGCTTCAACCTGAAAATGATGAGGTGTTTAAGAAACTGGGAAAAATAGCTTTTAATGGCATTGAAAGTGGAAAACTTGCCTTTGAATCACATGAAGTGAGTGGACTGGAGGATTGTGGGCTGCTTCACCGATTACCTGACATGAAACCTCGAAAACTCACTCAACCATCCAGAGCTCAATACTGTTTTACCCACTTAACCGTTCAAGAATTCTTTGCAGCCAAGTATCTCACAGATACCTTGCCTAAAGACAAGCTGCAAAGATTTGTCGCCGATCATGTTCGTGTTGGGATCTGGAAAGTTGTAATGCAGTTTGTGGCTGGATTATTAGAACATGATGCTAGGCAACAAACGACAAAGAGTGAGATATTTACCCACCTTCTTCCGGAAAGGGTTGAGAGCACTGAGCGGTCAGATCTGATCTGGTGGCCACGTTCTGAGGAAGACAAAGTTCTGGCTTTGGACGTTTGTAAGTGCTTGTATGAGTTTGATGGCGAGCAGGAGAAAGGAGCAGAAATTGGTTTTAATGCTGTAGATTTTAGTCAAATGAGAGTTGTTCCAATAGACTGTCCAGCGGTGATGGATTTTGTGAGGGATGCTAATGTGATATCCCTGAGAATAGATGTAAACGATGTCGGGCCATTGGGCTGTAGAGACATTCAATattcactcaaagatgttaattgtaaactcactcagctgaacctcgggGTTAACAacataggagatcaaggagcagcacacctgagtaatgcactcaaagatgttaattgtaaactcactcagctgaacctctgGAGGaacaagataggagatcaaggagcagcacacctgagtgatgcactcaaagatattaattgtaaactcactcagctaaACCTCCGCGGTAACAacataggagatcaaggagcagcacacctcagtgatgcactcaaagatgttaattgtaaactcactcagctgaacctcccATATaacgagataggagatcaaggagcagcacacctgagtgatgcactcaaagatgttaattgtaaactcactcagctgaacctcccATATAACGAGATAGGATATCAAGGTGCAGCatacctgagtgatgcactcaaagatgttaattgtaaactcactcaccTGAACCAAGGGGGTAACAAGATaagagatcaaggagcagcacacctgagtgatgcactcaaagatgttaattgtaaactcactcagctgaaccttgATAGCAACATTATAGGAgttcaaggagcagcacacctgagtgatgcactcaaagatgttcattgtaaactcactcagctgagcCTCTCCGATAACAatataggagatcaaggagcagcatacctgagtgatgcactcaaagatgttaattgtaaactcactgaGCTGGGCCTACGGCGTAGTGacataggagatcaaggagcagcacacctgagtgatgcactcaaagatgttaattgtaaactcactcagctgaacctaaAGAATAACCATATAAGatatcaaggagcagcacacctgagtgatgcactcaaagatgttaattgtaaactcactcagctggacctcgCGAGTaacgagataggagatcaaggagcagcacacctgagtgatgcactcaaagatgttaattgtaaactcactcagttGGACATATGGTATaacgagataggagatcaaggagcagcacacctgagtgatgcactcaaagatgttaattgtaaactcactcagctgaacctaaAGAATAACCATATAAGATATCAAGGAGctgcacacctgagtgatgcactcaaagatgttaattgtaaactcactcagctaaCCCTCTCGCATAACCAgttaggagatcaaggagcagcacccctgagtgatgcactcaaagacgTTAATTGTAAAgtcactcagctggacctctCGGTTaacgagataggagatcaaggagcagcacacctaagtgatgcactcaaaaatgttaattgtaaactcactcagctgcaCCTCGGGGTTAACGAAATAGGAAAACAAGGAGCAGCATACCTGAGTGATatactcaaagatgttaattgtaaacttaCTCAGCTCAACCTCCAGTTACAACAGAGGAAGTCAAGGAGCA GGGATAACGAGATGAGAGATCAaagagcagcacacctgagtgatgcactcgaagatgttaattgtaaactcactcagctgaacctcgggattaacgagataggagatcaaggagcagcacaccttagtgatgcactcaaagatgttaattgtaaactcgcTCAGCTTATCCTCTTCGGTAACAACATAGGAAGTGAAGGAgaagcacacctgagtgatgcactcaaagatgttaattgtaaactcactcagctgaacctctgGCGTAACGACATAGGAAGtaaaggagcagcacacctgagtgatgcactcaaagatgttaattgtaaactcactcagctgaacctcggg CTGAACCTCTGGGGTAACAATTtcggagatcaaggagcagcacacctgattgatgcactcaaagacgtttattgtaaactcactcagctgcaCCTCGG TTACAACAAAGGAagtcaaggagcagcacacctgagtgatgcactcaaagatattaattgtaaactcactcaccTGGACCTAGGGGATAACGAGATaagagatcaaggagcagcacacctgagtgatgcactcaaagatattaattgtaaactcactcaccTGGACCTAGGGGATAACGAGATaagagatcaaggagcagctcacctgagtgatgcactcaaagatatTAATTGTAAcctcactcagctggacctagAGGGTaacgagataggagatcaaggagcagcacaccatagtgatgcactcaaagatgttaattgtaaactcactcagctgaacctcgtGCGTAACCacataggagatcaaggagcagcacacctgagtgatgcactcaaagat ctccACCTCTGGGGTAAcagagatcaaggagcagcacacctgagtgatgcactcaaagatgttaattgtaaactcactcagctgaacctcggtGATAaccagataggagatcaaggagcagcacacctgagggatgcactcaaagat ttccagtccaatactgagaatgcGAATATGTTttattgtaaactcactcagctgaacctacGGCGTAACAACATAGGAGaacaaggagcagcacacctgagtgatgcactcaaagatgttaattgtaaactcactcagctgaacctctgGGGTAACAACTTAacagatcaaggagcagcacacctgagtgatgcattCAAAGATGTGAATTGTAGACTCACCCAGCTGGACCTAGGGTATAACGAGATaagagatcaaggagcagcacacctgagtgatgcactcaaagatgttaattgtaaactcactcagctgaacctctgGGGTACAACTTaa